The Streptomyces sp. ALI-76-A nucleotide sequence CCGATTCATGGCCCGTGTCTCCATCGGCTACCCCAGCGCGGAGGCCGAGCTGCAGATGCTCGACATCCACGGCGGGGTGAACCCCCTGGACGACCTCCAGCCGGTGGCGCACGCGCACGAGATCCTGAAGCTGATCGACGCCGTCCGCGGTGTGCACGTCGCCGACCCGGTCCGGCGGTACGCGGTGGACCTGGTCGCCGCCACCCGCACCCACCCCGACCTGAGACTCGGCGCCTCCCCGCGGGCGACGCTGCACCTGCTGCGCGCGGCGAAGGCGTCCGCCGCCCTCAGCGGCCGGGAGTACGCCCTGCCGGACGACGTGCAGGCACTCGCCGTCGCCGTACTGGCCCACCGTCTGCTGCCGACCGCCCAGGCCCAGCTGAACCGTCGTACGGCCGAGCAGGTCGTGCAGGAGATCCTGCAGCGCACCCCGGTGCCCGCGGCGCCCCAGCAGAGCGGCATCGGGCTGGGCCGCGGCGCGACGGCGCTGGGCCAGCAACCGCCCCGGAGGCTGTGATGACCGTCGCGGGGACGGGGCACGCGGAGGCCGACCCGGGCGACAAGGGCGCCGTCCGCACGGCCCTGGCCGGCCTCACCACCCGCGGCCGCTCCTTCCTGGCGGCGGGCATCGCCGCGGCCATCTGCGCGTACGTCCTCGGGCAGAGCGACCTGCTGCGGGTCGGTCTGCTGCTGGCCGCGCTGCCCCTGCTCTGCGCGACCGTGCTCTTCCGCACCCGATACCGGGTGGCGGGCAGTCGCCGGCTCTCCCCCGCGCGCGTGCCGGCCGGCAGCGAGGCCCGCGTCCACCTGCGGATGGACAACGTCTCGCGGCTGCCCACCGGTCTGCTGATGCTCCAGGACCGGGTGCCGTACGTCCTGGGACCGCGTCCGCGGTTCGTGCTCGACCGGGTGGAGCCGGGCGGCCGCCGCGAGGTGTCCTACCGCGTCCGCTCGGATCTGCGCGGCCGCTATCCTCTGGGCCCCTTGCAGCTGCGCCTGACCGACCCGTTCGGCATGTGCGAACTGACCCGGTCCTTCTCGACGTACGACACCCTGACGGTGATCCCGCGCGTGGAGCCGCTGTCGCCGGTGCGCCTCAGCGGTGAGGCGAAGGGGTACGGCGAGGGACGGCAGCGCTCGCTGGCGCTGGCCGGCGAGGACGACGTGATCCCGCGCGGGTACCGCTACGGCGACGACCTGCGCCGAGTCCACTGGCGCTCCACCGCGCGCTACGGCGAGCTGATGGTGCGCCGCGAGGAGCAGCCGCAGCGCGCCCGCTGCACGGTGCTGCTCGACACCCGGGGCCTCGCCTTCCAGGGCGCGGGCCCCGACTCGGCCTTCGAATGGGCCGTGTCGGCGACCGCGTCGGCCCTGGTCCACATGCTCGAACGGGGCTTCTCGGTCCGGCTGCTGACGGACACCGGCAACTCGGTGCCCAGCGAGAACGCCGACGGGTTCGCGGGCGCGAGCCAGGAGACGGCGGACGCGGCCGGAATGATGATGGACACCCTCGCGGTGATCGACCACTCGGACGGCGCGGGCCTGTCCCGGGCCTACGACGTGCTGCGCGGCGGCAACGAGGGACTGCTGGTGGCCTTCTTCGGCGACCTCGACGAGGAACAGGCCGCGATCGCCGCGAGGATGCGGCAGCGCGGCGGCGGAGCGGTCGCCTTCCTGCTGGACGGTGACAGCTGGGCGCGGGAACCGAGCGATGTGCCCGGCCCGTTGCACAAGGGCGAGGAGCGGCTGCGGATGCTGCGCGAGGCGGGCTGGACGGCGCTGAGCGTGCCGCGGGGCGCCTCGCTGGAGGACCTGTGGCGGCAGGCCGAGCGGGAGCGCAGCGGCGTCGGTGCACCGGGCGGCGGGGAGGGATGGTCATGAGCGGGCGGGTACGACTGACGCTGTGCGCCTGGGCGGCCACGCTGATGGCCGCGTGCACCCTGCTGCCGCTGGTCGAGCCGGCCACCTGGATCCTGCAGGCCGCCTTCCTGCTGGCGGTGCAGTCGGGCGTGGGCGCGGCGGCCCGGCGGGTACCGCTGGCCCGGCCGCTGACCGTGGCCGCACAGGCCCTGGTCACCCTGATACTGCTGACGCTGACCTTCGCCCGCGAGCAGGCGTTCGTCGGGCTGGTCCCCGGTCCGGACGCCTTCCTGCGCTTCGCCGACCTGCTCGAACAGGGTTCCGACGACATCGCGCGGTACGCGATCCCGGCGCCGCTGGAGGCCGACGGCATCCGGCTGATGCTCATCGGCGGCGTGCTGATCATCGGCCTCGCGGTGGACACCCTTGCGGTGACCTTCCGCAGCGCGGCCCCGGCCGGTCTGCCGCTGCTCGCGCTGTACTCCGTCGCGGCCGGGCTGGCCGACGGCGGCGCCGACTGGCTGTGGTTCCTGGTGGCGGCGGCGGGCTATCTGCTGCTGCTCCTGGCCGAGGGGCGGGAGCGGCTGTCGCAGTGGGGCCGGGTCTTCGGCGGGACGGCGCACGCTTCCAGCGAGGACTCCGGTGCGGTGGCCCCGGTCCGCAGCGGACGGCGCATCGGCGTGGTCGCGCTGGGCGTCGCCCTCGTGGTGCCGCTCGCCCTGCCCTCGATGAACGGCGGCCTGCTGGACGGCACGGGCGCGGGCGTCGGCTCCGGCACCGGGAACGGCGGCACGATCTCCGCGGTCAACCCGCTGGTGTCCCTGCGCGACAGTCTGAACGTGGACGAGAACCGCCAGGTCCTGTCCCTCAGGCCCGGCTCCGAGGCGGACATCTCCAACCTCTACCTGCGGATCGTGTCCCTGGACGACTTCGACGGCACCACCTGGAAGCCGTCCAAGCGGTCCATCACCGCGGTCCCCCGGGGCGACTTCCCGACCCCCATCGGCCTCGGCCCCGACATCAACCGCACGACGTTCGACACGACCGTCTCGGCGGCCGGCTGGTACGCCCAGGACTGGCTGCCGATGCCGTACCCGCCCAGCAGAGTGCGGATCGACGGCAACTGGCGCTACGAGCCCGAGGGCATGACCCTCGTCGGCGACCACGGCCAGAACACCCGTGGTGTGACGTACACCGTGCGGAGCCTGGACGTGCAGCCGACGGCCGAGCAGCTCGCCTCCGCACCGACCCCGCCCGAGGCACTGACCCGCGAGTACACCGACCTGCCGGACTCACTGCCGCCGGTGGTGGCCGACACCGCCCGCCAGGTCACCGCGGGGACGGCGGACCCGTACGAACAGGCGGTCGCGCTCCAGGACTACTTCGCCGTGACCGGTGGCTTCGAGTACGACACCTCGGTGCAGGTGGGCAGCGGTTCGCAGGCGATCGCCCGGTTCCTGCGGAACAAGCAGGGCTTCTGCGTCCACTTCTCCTTCGCGATGGCGGCGATGGCCCGCTCCCTGGGCATACCGGCCCGGGTCGCGGTGGGCTTCGCGCCCGGCACCCCGCAGGTGGACGGGACGGTGTCGGTGGGGCTGAAGGACGCCCATGCCTGGCCCGAGCTGTACTTCGAGGGCGTGGGCTGGACCCGCTTCGAGCCGACTCCGAACCGGGGCACCGTGCCGTCGTACACCGTGCCGGACGCGGCCGGCAGCACGCTCCCGGACCCGTCGGTGCCGTCCGAGTCGGCGAGCACCGCACCGTCGGCCGCGCCCTCGGCGAGCGAGACCTGCACGCCGGAGCAGCGGAAGCTGGACGGTTGCGCGAGCGAGTCCCCGGCAGCGGCGCTGGGCAGTGACACCGACGATCCGTGGTGGGCGGTGGCGGGCCCCTGGTGGTACGTCAAGCTCCTGGGCTGGATCCTCGCCGGACTCGCCGTCCTGGCGATCCCTCTGGCACCGATGCTGTGGCGGCTGCGGGCCCGTGCCGTGCGGCTGGGCGGGCACGGCCGCGGCGAGGCGGACGCGGCGCCGGCCACCCTGGCGGCCTGGCAGGAGCTGGCCGACTCGGCGTGGGACTTCGGGATCGCGCCGGACGAGTCGCAGACCCCGCGCAAGGCGGCCGCCCGGATCGTCCGGCTCGGACATCTCGACCCGGTGGCGGCGGCTTCGGTGCACCGGGTGGCGGACGCCGTGGAACAGGTGCTCTACGCGCCCCGGCCACGTCTCACGGCGGGTCTCGCGGACGACGTCCACCGGGTCGTGGGCGCGTTCCGGAGCACGGTCAGCAGGGGGACCAGGGTCCGCGCGGTGGTCGCCCCGCGTTCCACCGTGCGAGTGGCGTGGGCGCTGGCGGAGTGGTGGACCGGCCTCACGGCCCGTGCGGCCGCGGCCCGGCCGACGCTGCGCAAGCCGTCGGGTCAGGGGAGCTGAGGGCCCGGCCCTTCGCGGACGTGTCCGGCGGCCGGGCTTCCTTGCCGGACCAGGGCGGCGAGCCTTCTCCCAGCTGACAGCAGGGCCCCGGGTCGATGCGACCCGGGGCCCTGCTGTGCGGTCGGGTGCGGTGCGGCGCGTCCGACCGTGGCACACGCTCGTGGCGGGCAGAGGCGGCCCACGGCGGTGATGCCGTTGAACCCGCAGGCGCGGGCATACGCGGCGCGGGCATACGTGAGGGGGTGATCACCCGGGCGGGTGGTCACCCCCTCACGTACTGGTGAGAGCTGTTCGTCGAGCTAATGGCCCTGTTCGTCGCGGCGCCGCTGCCAGCGCTGCTCGATCCGGTCCATCATGGAGCGCCGCTGCCGTCCCTGGCGGGGTGCCTGTGGGCCACCGGCGGGCTGTTCACCCGGCTTGGGGGCCTTGCGCCAGCCGGTCACCGCGAGCACCGCACATCCCAGCATGACCAGGAAGCCCACCACGCTGAGCCACACCTGCTTGGCGACCATACCTGCCATGAGGAGCGCGATGCCCACGAGGAAGCCCGCGACCGCCTGGTAGACCCGCCGCCGGGTGTACGTACGCAGCCCGCTTCCCTCGAGCGCCGACGCGAACTTGGGATCTTCGGCGTACAGCGCTCGCTCCATCTGCTCGAGCATTCGCTGCTCGTGCTCCGAGAGCGGCACGGAGTCCTCCTCATCGTGCAGTCGCCGGGGCGACTAGGGGGTCCCTTCAGGATAGGCAGGGAATCGCCCCCGTGAAACCCGCCCCTCTACGCCAATTGGCCAACCGGATTCCGCCATGGCGTCCCGGCCCGCTGAAGTCTGCATTCCCCAGCAGCCGTCCCGTCATGCCGGGCGGTCTCCCTCGATCATACGGCGCAGGGCGCCCGATCGGGGGGCCTGTGGCGTACTCCATGTACACGCAAGTCCCTGATCAGCGACGCGCCCCCGGCGCCCGATCCCGGGAGGCGGCTCAGGCCTCGCCGTCCCCCCGGGTCTCACCCAGCACATGCAGCTGGGTGGCCACCGAATGGAACGCGGGCAGCTCGGCCGCCGCTTCCTCCAGCTTCAGCAGGGCTTCCAGGGCTCCGGGCTCGGTGTCCACCAGAACGCCGGGGACCAGGTCGGCGAAGACCCGTACGCCGTGCACCGCGCCGACCCGCAGGCCGGCGCCCTCGACCAGCCCGGTGAGCTGCTCGGCGGTGAAGCGGTGCGGTACGGGGTCGCCGGAGCCCCAGCGGCCGTTCGGGTCGTCGAGGGCCTGCATGGCCTCAGTGAAATGGCCCGCGAGGGCACGGGCGAGCACGGCGCCGCCCAGGCCCGCGGCGAGCAGACTGAGGACGCCCTCGGCCCGCAGCGCGGCCACCACATTGCGGACGCCCTCGACGGGGTCGTCCACGTACTCCAGGACTCCGTGGCACAGCACGACGTCGAAGCCGCCGCGTTCGACCACGTCGAACAGGCCGTGGGTGTCGCCCTGCACGCCCCGCACCCGGTCGGCGACTCCGGCCTCGGCGGCGCGGCGCTCCAGGGCGAACAGCGCGTTCGGACTGGGGTCGACGACGGTGACCCGGTGGCCGAGCCGGGCGACGGGCACCGCGAAGTTGCCGCTGCCGCCCCCGGTGTCGAGGATGTCCAGCGACTCCCGGCCGGTCGCCTTGGTCCGGCGGTCCACGGCGTCCTGGAGGACCTCCCAGACCACGGCCGTACGGAGAGAGGCGCGGGGCCGGGAGGGGTCGGAGCGTAGCGACGTCGCGTGAGGGCGGCGGGGGGAGGCGGGCGGGCGCATCGGATCCGACACGGCAGTTGACTCCTCGGCGCGGCACCGCCTCTTGCGCGGCGGAGCGAACGGGGCGCCTCCCCGCCGCGGACGCGGGTCGGGAGAGGCTTCAGGCGCTTCCCACCCTATTGCCTCTGACACCGCGGCCGGTCACCGCGGCGGTGTGCCCCGCGCACCGTCTCGCACGGTGGACCCGGGCCGCGGGGGCGGCCGGGGAGCGGAGGAGCGAGCGGCACGGCGCCCCGGGTCTCTCGGCCGGCCGGTCCGGTCCGCCCGGTCATCCCGCGTCCGGGAAGTCGCGGTCGGCGGAGCCCCGGTCCTCCGGCTGGTCCATGTCCTGACGTGGCTGGGGCAGGACCGGCTGGAGCACCAGCATGCGCTCGACGAGGCGCAGGAACATCGCCACGTCGCGTATCAGGTCGTCGGCGTCCCGACGGCTGGCCGCGCCCTGGATGCCCGCCTCGGCCCGGGCACGGCGCCGGGCTCCGGAGGCGAACAGCGCGCTCCACTCGGCGAGCTCGGGCGCGATCTCGGGGAGCACTTCCCAGGCGCTCCGGATCCGGGCCCGGCGGCGCGGCGTGGCCTCCGGGCGCCCGCGGGCGGCGAGCACGGCGGCGGCGGTGCGCAGGGCGGCGAGGTGGGCTGTCGCGTAGCGCTCGTTCGACGTCTCCAGGGCGGCGGCCTCGTCCAGTCCGGCGCGGGCCTGGGCGAGCAGGTCGAGGGCGGCGGGCGGGGCTGTCGCCCGGCGGAGCACGGGGTGCACGTCGCTCGCCGGACCGGTCAGTGAGGGGGCAGGGCCGGTCGCGCGGCGCCGACGGGCGGCTGCTGCGTGGTGGTTGGCCATGACGATCCTCCTGTCGTCTGTGTGACGGCACTGTGGCCGTATGTACCCATCGTGAGGTATGGCACTGACAATCCGTCCTGACCTGGGCTTTTGCATCAAACGAAGGTTCGGGCTAGTTTTTGAACTGACCAGTCAGTTCAAAAGTGTTCGACATGTCAGGGGGTGGGTGCGCCATGGGCGGAGTCGGAATCACCGCCGAGGGTCTCGGGGTGAGGGGCCCGCGCGGCTGGGCGTTCCGCGGCGTCGACCTCACCGCGGAACCCGGGGCGCTGATCGCCGTGGAAGGGCCCTCGGGCTCCGGCCGTACGTGTCTGCTGCTCGCCCTCACCGGGCGGATGAAGGCGACGGAGGGCACCGCGACCGTGGGGGAAGCACGGTTGCCGAAGCAGTCGGCGGCGGTACGGCGCGTCAGCGCCCTGGCCCATGTCACCGGGGTGACGGACCTCGACCCGGCCCTGACCGTCGGGGAGCACCTGCGCGAACGGGCGCTCCTGCAACGGCGGTTCGGGGGCGCGCTGCGCGGCCTGCTGCGGCCGCGTGCCGAACGGGCGGCCGAGGCGAGGCTCCGCATCGGCGCCGCGCTGACCGCCGCCGGCCTCGATCCGGAGGCGCTGCCCAAGGGCGCGCGGACCGCCGTACGCGATCTGGAGCGGCTGGAGGCGCTGCGCCTGTCGGTCGCGCTGGCACTGATCGGGCGCCCGAGCCTGCTGGGCGTCGACGACGCCGACCTGAAGCTGTCCGAGGCCGAGCGGGCCGAGGTGTGGGCACTGCTCCGGTCTCTCACGGAGACCGGGACGACGGTCGTGGCCGTGTGCGGCGAGGCACCCGAGGACACCGTGCGGGTCGCCACCAGGCAGCCCCGGGAGAGCGAACAGCCGCAGGACGACCAAGGGGAGGAGAGGGCCGATGCGCTCGCCGGGACTGGCCGCGCTTGAACTGCGCCGCTTCGGCAGGGGGAAGCTGCCGCGCGCCGCTCTGGTGGCC carries:
- a CDS encoding MoxR family ATPase codes for the protein MTTYDDRASLTDLTATVERVRSSVEGVIEGKPEVVRLSLTVLLAEGHLLIEDVPGVGKTMLAKALARSIDCSVRRIQFTPDLLPSDITGVSIWDQQRRDFEFKPGAIFAQIVIGDEINRASPKTQSALLESMEERQVTIDGQTYELPSPFMVVATQNPVEMEGTYPLPEAQRDRFMARVSIGYPSAEAELQMLDIHGGVNPLDDLQPVAHAHEILKLIDAVRGVHVADPVRRYAVDLVAATRTHPDLRLGASPRATLHLLRAAKASAALSGREYALPDDVQALAVAVLAHRLLPTAQAQLNRRTAEQVVQEILQRTPVPAAPQQSGIGLGRGATALGQQPPRRL
- a CDS encoding DUF58 domain-containing protein → MTVAGTGHAEADPGDKGAVRTALAGLTTRGRSFLAAGIAAAICAYVLGQSDLLRVGLLLAALPLLCATVLFRTRYRVAGSRRLSPARVPAGSEARVHLRMDNVSRLPTGLLMLQDRVPYVLGPRPRFVLDRVEPGGRREVSYRVRSDLRGRYPLGPLQLRLTDPFGMCELTRSFSTYDTLTVIPRVEPLSPVRLSGEAKGYGEGRQRSLALAGEDDVIPRGYRYGDDLRRVHWRSTARYGELMVRREEQPQRARCTVLLDTRGLAFQGAGPDSAFEWAVSATASALVHMLERGFSVRLLTDTGNSVPSENADGFAGASQETADAAGMMMDTLAVIDHSDGAGLSRAYDVLRGGNEGLLVAFFGDLDEEQAAIAARMRQRGGGAVAFLLDGDSWAREPSDVPGPLHKGEERLRMLREAGWTALSVPRGASLEDLWRQAERERSGVGAPGGGEGWS
- a CDS encoding DUF3488 and transglutaminase-like domain-containing protein; translation: MSGRVRLTLCAWAATLMAACTLLPLVEPATWILQAAFLLAVQSGVGAAARRVPLARPLTVAAQALVTLILLTLTFAREQAFVGLVPGPDAFLRFADLLEQGSDDIARYAIPAPLEADGIRLMLIGGVLIIGLAVDTLAVTFRSAAPAGLPLLALYSVAAGLADGGADWLWFLVAAAGYLLLLLAEGRERLSQWGRVFGGTAHASSEDSGAVAPVRSGRRIGVVALGVALVVPLALPSMNGGLLDGTGAGVGSGTGNGGTISAVNPLVSLRDSLNVDENRQVLSLRPGSEADISNLYLRIVSLDDFDGTTWKPSKRSITAVPRGDFPTPIGLGPDINRTTFDTTVSAAGWYAQDWLPMPYPPSRVRIDGNWRYEPEGMTLVGDHGQNTRGVTYTVRSLDVQPTAEQLASAPTPPEALTREYTDLPDSLPPVVADTARQVTAGTADPYEQAVALQDYFAVTGGFEYDTSVQVGSGSQAIARFLRNKQGFCVHFSFAMAAMARSLGIPARVAVGFAPGTPQVDGTVSVGLKDAHAWPELYFEGVGWTRFEPTPNRGTVPSYTVPDAAGSTLPDPSVPSESASTAPSAAPSASETCTPEQRKLDGCASESPAAALGSDTDDPWWAVAGPWWYVKLLGWILAGLAVLAIPLAPMLWRLRARAVRLGGHGRGEADAAPATLAAWQELADSAWDFGIAPDESQTPRKAAARIVRLGHLDPVAAASVHRVADAVEQVLYAPRPRLTAGLADDVHRVVGAFRSTVSRGTRVRAVVAPRSTVRVAWALAEWWTGLTARAAAARPTLRKPSGQGS
- a CDS encoding DUF3040 domain-containing protein, with amino-acid sequence MPLSEHEQRMLEQMERALYAEDPKFASALEGSGLRTYTRRRVYQAVAGFLVGIALLMAGMVAKQVWLSVVGFLVMLGCAVLAVTGWRKAPKPGEQPAGGPQAPRQGRQRRSMMDRIEQRWQRRRDEQGH
- a CDS encoding methyltransferase, producing the protein MSDPMRPPASPRRPHATSLRSDPSRPRASLRTAVVWEVLQDAVDRRTKATGRESLDILDTGGGSGNFAVPVARLGHRVTVVDPSPNALFALERRAAEAGVADRVRGVQGDTHGLFDVVERGGFDVVLCHGVLEYVDDPVEGVRNVVAALRAEGVLSLLAAGLGGAVLARALAGHFTEAMQALDDPNGRWGSGDPVPHRFTAEQLTGLVEGAGLRVGAVHGVRVFADLVPGVLVDTEPGALEALLKLEEAAAELPAFHSVATQLHVLGETRGDGEA
- a CDS encoding SAV_6107 family HEPN domain-containing protein — its product is MANHHAAAARRRRATGPAPSLTGPASDVHPVLRRATAPPAALDLLAQARAGLDEAAALETSNERYATAHLAALRTAAAVLAARGRPEATPRRRARIRSAWEVLPEIAPELAEWSALFASGARRRARAEAGIQGAASRRDADDLIRDVAMFLRLVERMLVLQPVLPQPRQDMDQPEDRGSADRDFPDAG
- a CDS encoding ATP-binding cassette domain-containing protein, with the translated sequence MGGVGITAEGLGVRGPRGWAFRGVDLTAEPGALIAVEGPSGSGRTCLLLALTGRMKATEGTATVGEARLPKQSAAVRRVSALAHVTGVTDLDPALTVGEHLRERALLQRRFGGALRGLLRPRAERAAEARLRIGAALTAAGLDPEALPKGARTAVRDLERLEALRLSVALALIGRPSLLGVDDADLKLSEAERAEVWALLRSLTETGTTVVAVCGEAPEDTVRVATRQPRESEQPQDDQGEERADALAGTGRA